Proteins encoded within one genomic window of Cyprinus carpio isolate SPL01 chromosome B22, ASM1834038v1, whole genome shotgun sequence:
- the odf3l2b gene encoding outer dense fiber protein 3-like protein 2b isoform X2, with amino-acid sequence MSETERKRPVIAGREKGPGPGRYILPPAIGFVGHDFTKSTSPAYSFHGRMSNNMHSIDCSPGPKYHIDAKLTRFGRDGTPAYSIHGRTESRAIFSTPGPGAYNPEKASLCSIHRKPPSHTMGYRTQYRSVDAIPAPNKYTLPSLMGSSVLTKASSASYTISGRCSSGGPSEDLSKTPGPCRYNRTDPSVYLPKQPAFSMLGRHTAARESTAVPGPGSHNPEKVTVHKPRPPAFSLGIRHSEFVTPLIVD; translated from the exons ATGAGTGAAACGGAGAGGAAGCGTCCGGTCATTGCTGGCAGAGAAAAAG GGCCAGGGCCTGGTCGATACATCCTTCCACCGGCTATCGGCTTTGTAGGCCACGATTTCACCAAGTCAACAAGTCCTGCCTACTCCTTCCATGGCAGGATGAGTAACAACA TGCATAGCATTGACTGCAGTCCAGGGCCTAAATACCACATTGATGCCAAACTGACTCGCTTTGGAAGAGACGGCACCCCTGCCTATTCCATACATGGCAGGACGGAAAGTCGAG CAATCTTCTCCACCCCTGGACCAGGAGCATACAATCCTGAGAAAGCCTCTCTGTGCAGCATCCATCGCAAACCGCCATCCCACACCATGGGTTATCGAACACAGTATCGCTCTGTGGACGCCATACCTGCCCCAAACAAATACACCCTTCCTTCTCTCATGGGCTCCAGTGTGCTGACCAAAGCATCCAGTGCCAGTTACACCATCTCTGGGAGATGCAGCTCTGGGGGTCCGTCTGAGGACTTATCTAAAACTCCAGGTCCTTGTAGATACAACCGCACAGATCCCAGTGTCTACCTCCCGAAGCAGCCGGCGTTCTCTATGCTGGGGAGACACACTGCTGCAAGGGAGTCCACAGCGGTACCGGGTCCTGGAAGTCATAACCCAGAGAAAGTGACAGTGCACAAGCCCAGACCTCCTGCTTTCTCTTTAGGGATCAGGCACTCAGAGTTTGTGACCCCTTTAATAGTAGATTAG
- the odf3l2b gene encoding outer dense fiber protein 3-like protein 2b isoform X1, with product MSETERKRPVIAGREKGPGPGRYILPPAIGFVGHDFTKSTSPAYSFHGRMSNNMHSIDCSPGPKYHIDAKLTRFGRDGTPAYSIHGRTESRAAIFSTPGPGAYNPEKASLCSIHRKPPSHTMGYRTQYRSVDAIPAPNKYTLPSLMGSSVLTKASSASYTISGRCSSGGPSEDLSKTPGPCRYNRTDPSVYLPKQPAFSMLGRHTAARESTAVPGPGSHNPEKVTVHKPRPPAFSLGIRHSEFVTPLIVD from the exons ATGAGTGAAACGGAGAGGAAGCGTCCGGTCATTGCTGGCAGAGAAAAAG GGCCAGGGCCTGGTCGATACATCCTTCCACCGGCTATCGGCTTTGTAGGCCACGATTTCACCAAGTCAACAAGTCCTGCCTACTCCTTCCATGGCAGGATGAGTAACAACA TGCATAGCATTGACTGCAGTCCAGGGCCTAAATACCACATTGATGCCAAACTGACTCGCTTTGGAAGAGACGGCACCCCTGCCTATTCCATACATGGCAGGACGGAAAGTCGAG CAGCAATCTTCTCCACCCCTGGACCAGGAGCATACAATCCTGAGAAAGCCTCTCTGTGCAGCATCCATCGCAAACCGCCATCCCACACCATGGGTTATCGAACACAGTATCGCTCTGTGGACGCCATACCTGCCCCAAACAAATACACCCTTCCTTCTCTCATGGGCTCCAGTGTGCTGACCAAAGCATCCAGTGCCAGTTACACCATCTCTGGGAGATGCAGCTCTGGGGGTCCGTCTGAGGACTTATCTAAAACTCCAGGTCCTTGTAGATACAACCGCACAGATCCCAGTGTCTACCTCCCGAAGCAGCCGGCGTTCTCTATGCTGGGGAGACACACTGCTGCAAGGGAGTCCACAGCGGTACCGGGTCCTGGAAGTCATAACCCAGAGAAAGTGACAGTGCACAAGCCCAGACCTCCTGCTTTCTCTTTAGGGATCAGGCACTCAGAGTTTGTGACCCCTTTAATAGTAGATTAG
- the cks2 gene encoding cyclin-dependent kinases regulatory subunit 2: MSSAKKQIYYSDKYSDEEYEYRHVMLPKQLSKLVPASHLMSEEEWRGLGVQQSQGWIHYMIHKPEPHILLFRRPLPKE, from the exons ATGTCTTCGGCGAAAAAGCAGATTTACTATTCTGACAAGTATTCCGACGAGGAATACGAGTACAG ACATGTAATGCTTCCCAAGCAGCTTTCCAAACTGGTGCCGGCCTCCCATTTGATGTCAGAGGAGGAGTGGAGAGGACTGGGAGTCCAGCAGAGTCAGGGCTGGATCCATTACATGATCCATAAACCAG AACCTCACATCCTGCTCTTCCGAAGACCGCTTCCCAAGGAATGA